The segment atacttgatcgatcctacagccgaagcataaggtattcgactcatttctgcaatctcagcctcagtgctagggctttgtgtcttactcaatctggcgttactctggatgggtaactctcctttcttggagtcctgcatgctgaatctcttcagcaccttatccaagtaggtactctgactaagtccaattagtcttttactccgatctctcaagatccttatccccagaatataggcagcttctcctaggtccttcatagagaaacacttcccaagccaggacttaacttcctgcagagttgggatgtcatttcctatgagtagtatgtcatccacatacaataccaaaaagctaactatacccccactagccttgacatacacgcaagactcatcttcactcctagaaaagccaaattccttgaccttttcatcaaagcaaagattccatctgcgaggtgcttgcttcaatccataaatggatttctcaagcttacacactttattagggtactcgttgctgacaaaaccctctggctgactcatgtaaacatcttcagccaactttccattaaggaaagcggttttgacatccatttaccatatttcatagtcatgaaatgcaactatggctaacagaaccctaatagacttaatcttggctactggagaaaaggtcgcatcatagtccactccaggaatttgagagaagtcctttgcaaccagtcgagccttataagtgtgtactttacaatccatgtcggtcttcttcttgaagacccatttgcacgctactgtcttacgacctggtacattctcaaccaagttccaaacttgattgtcatacatggactgtatttcgctgtccattgcctctttccagttggctgactcagggcctgccatggcttccgcgtaactgttaggttcatccagacctatcagtgtctcatcactgataagtgtatcaccttctgcagtaatgtggaatccatagtaatgctcaggagcattcctaacccttgtggaccgcctcagaggtacagacttgtcaattggctcaataggtgtttcctcctcaagttgactgctagggtttgaagttccttcaccgcttgactcttgaatttcttcaagatcaacttgcctcccactgattccttggcttataaactctctctctctctctctctctaaagaaagccctcctagctacaaagaccacattttcactaggtctgtagaaaatgtaaccaaaggattgctgtgggtagccgatgaaaatacacctctcgcttcgaggttcgagcttatcatgagcctcgtgtctcacgaaagcctcgcaaccccaaatcttgatgtggtctagtttaggtactttaccagtccacatctcgtgaggagttttggcaactttctttgtagggactagattaaggatatgggcggcagtctctaaggcatacccccaaaatgagattggtagtgaagctcgaatcatcatggaacaaaccatatctaacaaggtttgattatgtctctcagccacaccattcaactgtggtgtcctaggaggtgtcatttgtgagactatcccacattcccttagatagtcaagaaactctgaactaagatactcaccaccaggatcggatcgaagcatcttaatgttccttcccaattgattctcgacttcctgtttaaattccttaaacctttcgaaagtctctgacttatgcttgatcaagtagacatatccatatctactgtaatcatcagtaaaagtcaaataataacgattagcatctcttgtggcatgtttgaatggtccacacacatccgtgtgtacaaggtccaacaaaccttcacccctctcacacgagcctgtgaagggtgactttgtcatttttccaagtaagcatgattcgcaactatcatcttacTTTAGCTCAAataactccaagactccatccttttggagttggcctatgcgtttcttgcttatatgtgcaagacgacaatgccataatgatgctttatccaagttattattaacagaatcaatacacaatacattatttcctatgttatcaaccacatatactgtttcatacacgccatcacaaggtaatgctttaaaataaagaacattattaaagaaagcattaatcgaaccaacttcattatcaaatgaaaaggtgaaaccttgtttatacaatgcatgaaaggaaattatatttcttgccatttctggcgaataacaacacttattcaaatctaaactcaacccactacttagcgataaagtataaactccaatcttagtgacaggtaaagctttcctattccccatgattaggtttattcttccttgctccacattctcacttcttcttagtacctgcaagtcacaacaaatgtgaatccCACAACCGGTAtctaggacccaagatttagaatggggtgagttattagaaatgatagtgtaaatacctgcatggttgggtttaactttcccatccttcacatcttgctggtattttgggcagttccgcttccaatgtgatttttcatggcaatagaagcattcaacctcttttgggtcagaagaaggagtaacgaaacctttcttggttcctctTGAAGAAGAgacatcaagggtccgagccttggttccctttgaagagctctttctcttcttcccttgacttttcctgattgccaaaaccggagtagagtttggagtaggagtgttaacaaccgacttccccttaaaacctgtttctgcggtcttgagaagtccctgaagtttgctgagtgtgacctcttccttattcatgtgatatgtcatgcagaattgatcatagcacgatggtaaggagtgcaaaatgatatctattgcaagctcctcagggaagttcacattaagcttcagcaatcgatccacatacctttgcattttctgcatgtggctcgtgacggattccccgtccttcatcatggttgttatcatggagcagatgatttcatacctttcttgtcttgcactttgatggtatctttccatcagatcttggtgcatttcataagggtagaaatcctcataggacttttggagttttgttgtcatcgtggccatcatgatgcatgccaccttggtagcatccctttcatgtgcctgaaagttagcgatctcctggggagttgcagtggtctcatcaatctccttaagctccttgtcaaggacatattctttgtcctcgtagcgggtaatcatcctgatgtttctgatccattcattgaagttggatccatcaaaaatgactttcccacacaagttcataagggtaaaggagccattaggattagagccagaagcagcattgtttgaagacatctgaaggaaaaggacaagattagtttagatatttagagagtccttaataaaacacccaaatgtaatattaaggctaggatccaatcacaatatattataacttagaagaggtatgccgtaatccaagctataacatatttgaaaggtaggtgaatgacgattcaccaatttccaccacgaaaaccgaaatattatatattaggtttttgattggttcctagaaattcctagattctttgagattcaatgaacttttcaaaggcatgtttcaatctcgagtgtgccctccaagttttgtgactgggataccgaggatcacaaaacgaggtgtgaagtaaccatgtaaaTCACTTGGTaaccttaaagtttatcactcaatcgatgtgccggtaaaccacacacgctccaccgatactataataaaccttaagtcaccctttacctaccttgttaagtccaagttagtgtgccggttaaccacacacgctccaccaacgacttaaacgaagtgtaaagtgtaatttcatggattagcaccttattcgcatttttcctaaagtaactaagattgggaatttaataaaacatttagttactttataatattcgtcatacttttaatgagaatttataagtccttgtcctatccgttcggctaacgaccctccaccagtcaagcaagcggtgggtgagagtggacacccattaagttgccattttataggcaacaaccttatacccaccttatagaccggcttcgtgaatgaggcgtactagcggtaagacgactttaatcttacacatatatatatatatatatatatatatatatatatatatatatgtatgtatgtatattaacttataatattataagtataagggtagaattttaactttcaaaattctaagggttggaactaaagtttttagcatgactttacttgttccaaaacttgagggcaagttttgtaaactttcaaaacttttcatttcttgtaacttatgagtttattagagtaataaaaatgaagactcttcatttttctaactcttgtgttcttttaatggttttaactcaagtgacttttggttttccataacttgaggacaagttatggactccattaaaacacattatgatcaagaattaaactaccacataggttacaaataattcctatgatcatctaaacatcataagatcaagaacatgaacatgaacactttcatgaatcaaaactacacttaaaactttgtaattttgataactagttgttgtaaatggattagcaaagacattacaccatctaaaacaagttttcaagtaccaaaacagtttagggtaatgtttatagtccatttctagcaactaaagtcgaaaatctgcactctgtggctcctactcgccgagtggatgaacctactcggcgagtaggttgaagatacaagtgaactcgacgagtctccccatggactcggcgagttcatcaggcagacaacaagtttttcgactttttccaactttttagcacaaataacaaacaaacaagcctaggctctgataccactgatggattttgagcattctaacacttcctaagtgtacatgcaaccctaataaccttggatctatgtttgtctaattatcatgaaaagtggaattccaaggttatattcctatctagcatacatggggaacaatttttaacttgaatgaaagatagaataacttaccttgttgttgcttatgttccttgaaaccttgtgagcctagcaccccaagtgtgatgcctcaaatgcttcacacaacaccaaatgctcttggaaagacttttgagagagcaCACACTttttgaaatcggcctagccctcttgtttcatatgtctaactgattttggtggagaatgggattcttatatagtgttgacacatctagggttacaccatgtaaaccctaatgtgtcatgactcttcatttccatgacccatgggtttgtaactcgcatggagcatccatggagcatcctatgggtggaacccaacttgataatccatggagcctcttagcccactatacaagatatgaatgatttacataatcaacccatatatttaattagttatcttttgatcacttaattaattctaaattaattctttgatcaaactaatcaaataatattattaatatattagaacttataatatattaataatctccaagtgttatttctctcatttagtctatccacgtgcatggtgccatgcaacccaaatggaccatgtcgggtcgggtcaagtactgaccagaaatagttatggacataaacaccttatccaacagtctcccacttggataagtctaataactataactctagtacttcaggaaccgaccgacaatcgtagctctttcaaggtctctcggaactgagaagatgttgatacgccatttaagataagtgatcatataatcctctgttctagatatcagccggacaaatacatggaacaatgtcttacttattgtccagcagtttgtttcccgatttccgatttgtttgacaaagaacttaattgaacacatcaacttagttctgaccgggcccggtacataggtcaaaacaaaatcatcgaggggcccagataccagcttctaatccaagaaggaacagataaactttgactcatatgtttgttctaccactcattgaattatacacaaaagcacgttttataacatcgagttaccaatgcgttttcgtacaatcaatgcataaccaacttgtaagtaacaaatcatatctctaggtttgaagacttatatgatattaccgtctcacgatcactcgagataaattccatgaagtgattccagtgagcgtgggttgagtccaatgctcagaacttatgagcactcatgattgttgtagccttgtccaacaccttagacctctgcaaccaatcgtgacagtcttgattcatacctacttcagacatatgaccgactgtggaggtttgaataatatgttataccaaacaaaattattctggaagtcaaaacatgcaaaagaaatatagtaaacgatcgacaagagatagcaacactttactcataaataaaacaccttttattcatcatctaatgtcaattacactttacaaatttctaggttatctaactactaaatctaatatcatccttcagccctgtgctccgagcatgctggagatgcttaacccgagtcagtcctttcgtgaggggatctactgggttcttatccgatgataccctctttgccacgaggagtccttcttctatccgatgtctgataaaatggtattttctgtcgatgtgtctggatctcccgtgatcccttggttccttggttaaggcaacagcgctttcactatcacagaaaatttccattggctctttaatagctggtacaactccaaggtctccaatgaagttcttcagccatatcgcctcttttgccgcctcgctagctgcaatatactctgattcacaagttgaatcagccactgtctcttgcttggaactcctctgtttagggtaaagacccgacccgactgagagcggaaattatccctatcagtctggtagctagcatcactataccctacaactctcaagtcatcactcccaccgagggtaaggactcTCACTGACTAAACCCCATCCCTaattcccctctctctctctctcaatctctcaCACGCAGTGAAGGTGAAAACACATGCACATATACATACTCACATACATGGCTACCAGACATGATTTTGCAGATGCATACAGTACAGATACCAGTGaggaagaacaagaagaagaagatgaagaagatgttGAAGAGGAATCCAAAGATTGCAAAGAGCTCATTCCTAGCACGTGCCCACCACGTGGGAGGGCGTTTCTGGACCCAAGATCCGAATGGGTTCAAGAATGGAACCGGGCGTTCCTTCTGGTTTGCGCCACCGGTCTGTTCATTGACCCGCTGTTTTTCTACACACTCTCCATAAGTGAACCATGCATGTGTGTGTTCGTCGACTGGTGGTTCGCCATCACAGTCACGGTTCTCCGGTGTGTTACTGACGCCTTGCACGTGTGGAACATGTGGTTGCAGTTCAAGATGAGCAGGTGGTGGAGATCGCCGCACCACCACCGTCGATTAAGCCATGACGATGAAATTGCACGTAACGTCGCCGCTCGGATCATAACCAAGGCCAAGAAAAGCTTCGTTTTTGATCTCTTCGTAATCCTCCCAATACCCcaggtttgatatatatatatatatatatatatatatatatatatatatatatatatatatatatatatatatatatatatatatatatatgtatgtataagattaaagtcgtcttaccgctagtacgcctcattcacgaagccgatctataaggtgggtataaggttgttgcctataaaatggcaacttaatgggtgtccactctcacccaccgcttgcttgactggtggaggttcgttagccgaacgggtaggacaaggacttataaattctcattaaaagtatgacgaatattataaagtaactaaatgttttattaaattcccaatcttagttactttaggaaaaatgtgaataaggtgctaatccatgaaattacactttacacattgtttaagtcgttggtggagcgtgtgtggttaactgacacactaacttggacttaataaggtaggtaaagggtgacttagggtttattatagtatcggtggagcgtgtgtggtttaccggcacatcgattgtgTGATAAACTTttagggtaccaagtgatttgcatggttacttcacacctcgttttgtgatcctcggtatcccagtcacaaaacttggagggcacactcgagattgaaacatgcctttgaaaagttcattgaatctcaaagaatctaggaatttctaagaaccaatcaaaaacctaatatttaatatttcggttttcgtggtggaaattggtgaatcgtcattcacctacctttcaaatatcttatagcttggattacggcatacctcttctaagttataatatattgtgattggatcctagccttaatattacatttgggtgttttattaaggactctctaaatatctaaactaatcttgtccttttccttcagatgtcttcaaacaatgctgcttctggctctaatcctaatggttcctttacccttatgaacttgtgtgggaaagtcatttttgatggatccaacttcaatgaatggattagaaacatcaggatgattacccgctatgaggacaaagaatatgtccttgacaaggagcttaaggagattgatgagaccactgcaactccccaggagatcgttgactttcaggcacatgaaagggatgctaccaaggtgacatgcatcatgatggccacgatgacagcagaactccaaaagtcctatgaggatttctacccttatgaaatgcaccaagatctgatggaaagataccatcaaagtgcacgacaagaaaggtatgaaatcatctgctccatgataacaaccatgatgaaggatggggaatccgtcacgagccacatgcagaaaatgcaaaggtatgtggatcgattgctgaagcttaatgtgaacttccctgaggagcttgcaatagatatcattttgcactccttaccatcgtgctatgatcaattccgcatgacatatcacatgaataaggaagaggtcacactcaaaaaacttcagggacttctcaagaccgcaggaacaggtcttaaggggaagtcggttgttaacactcctactccaaactctactccagttttggcaatcgggaaaagtcgagggaagaagagaaagagctcttcaaagggtaccaaggctcggaaccttgatggctcttcttcaagtggaaccaagaaaggtttcgttactccttcttctggcccaaaagaggctgaatgcttctattgccatgaaaaatcacattggaagcggaactacccaaaataccagcaagatgtgaaggatgggaaagttaaacccaaccatgcagttatttacactatcatttctaattactcaccccattctaaatctagGGTCCTAGATACCGGttatggtattcacatttgttgtgacttgcagggactaagaagaagtgagaatgtagagcaaggaagaataaacctaatcatggggaataggaaagctttacctgtcacaaagattggagtttatactttatcgctaagtagtgagtttagtttagatttgaataagtgttgttattcgccagaaatggcaagaaatattatttcctttcatgcattgtataaacaaggtttcaccttttcatttgataatgaagttggttcgactaatgctttctttaataatgttctttatttttaagcattaccttgtgatggcgtgtatgaaatagtatctgtggttgataacataggaaataatgtattgtgtattgattctattaataataactttgataaagcatcattatggcattgtcgtcttggacatataagcaagaaatgcataggccaactccgaaaggatggagtcttgtagtcatttgacctaaagtcagatgatagttgcgaatcatgcttacttggaaaaatgacaaagtcacccttcacaggctcgtgtgagaggggtgaaggtttgttggaccttgtacacacggatgtgtgtagaccattcaaacatgccacaagggatgctaatcgttattatttgacttttactgatgattacagtagatatggatatgtctacttgatcaagcataagtcagagactttcgaaaggtttaaggaatttaaaaaggaagtcgagaatcaattgggcaggaacattaagatgcttcgatccgatcatggtggtgagtatcttagttcagagttcctggactatctaagggaatgtgggatagtctcacaattgacacctcccaggacaccacagttgaatggtgtggctgagagacgtaatcgaaccttgttggatatggttcgttccatgatgagtcgagcttcgctaccaatctcattttgggggtatgccttagagactgctgcccatatccttaatctagtccctacaaagaatgttgccaaaactcctcacgagatgtggactggtaaagtaccaaaactagaccacatcaagatttggggttgcgaggctttcgtgagacgcgagactcatgataagctcgaacctcgaagcgagaggtgtattttcatcggctacccacaacaatcctttggttaccttttctacagacctagtgaaaatgtggtctttgtagctaggagggctttctttagagagagagagagagagtttataagccaaggaaacagtgggaggcaagttgatcttgaagaaattcaagagtcaagcggtgaaggaacttcaaaccctagcactcaacttgaggaggaaactcctgttgagccaattgacaagtctatacctctgaggcggtccacaagggttaggaatgctcctgagcattactatggattccacattactgcagacggtgatacacttatcagtgatgagacactgataggtctggatgaacctaacagttacgcggaagccatggcaggtcctgagtcagccaagtggaaagaggcaatggacagcgaaatacagtccatgtatgataatcaagtttggaacttggttgagaatgtaccaggtcgtaagacagtagggtgcaaatgggtcttcaagaagaagaccgacatggatggtaaagtacacacttataaggctcgactggttgcaaagggcttctctcaaattcctggagtggactatgatgagaccttttctccagtagccaagatgaagtctattagggttctgttagccatagttgcatttcatgactatgaaatacggcaaatggatgtcaaaaccgctttccttaatggaaagttggctgaagatgtttacatgagacagccagagggttttgtcagcaacgagtaccctaataaagtgtgtaagcttgagaaatccatttatggattgaagcaagcacctcgcagatggaatctttgctttgatgaaaaggtcaaggaatttggcttttctaggagtgaagatgagtcttgcgtgtatgtcgaggctagtgggagtatagttagcttttttgtattgtatgtggatgacatactactcataggaaatgacatcccaactctgcaggaagttaagtcctggcttgggaagtgtttctctatgaaggacctaggagaagctgcctatattctagggataaggatcttgagagatcggagtaaaagactaattggacttagtcagagtacctacttggataaggtgctgaagagattcagcatgcaggactccaagaaaggagagttacccatccagagtaacgccagattgagtaagacacaaagccctagcattgAGGCTGAGattgcagaaatgagtcgaataccttatgcttcggctgtaggatcgatcatgtatgcaatgacgtgtactcgacctgatgtagcctttgcactgagcatggttagcaggtatcaggggaaccctggaaaggcacactggactgcgtccttaccctcggaggactgggtccttaccctcggtgggagtgatgacttgagagttgtagggtatagtgatgctagctaccagactgatagggataatttccgctctcagtcgggctgggtctttaccctaaacggaggagttccaagcaagagacagtggctgattcaacttgtgaatcagagtatattgcagctagcgaggcagcaaaagaggcgatatggctgaagaacttcattggagaccttggagttgtaccagctattacagagccaatggaaattttctgtgatagtgaaagcgctgttgccttagccatggaaccaagggatcatgggagatccagacacatcgacagaaaatatcattttatcagacatcagatagaagaaggactcctcgtggcaaagagggtatcattggatgagaacccagcagatcccctcacgaagggactgactcgggttaagcatctccagcatgctcggagcatagggctgaaggatgatattagatttagtagttagataacctagaaatttgtaaagtgtaattgacattagatgaggAATAAAAGGTGtcttatttatgagtaaagtgttgctatctcttgtcgatcgtttactatatttcttttgcatgttttgacttccagaataattttgtttggtataacatattattcaaacctccacagtcggtcctatgtcggaagtaggtatgaatcaagactgtcatgattggttgtagaggtctaaggtgttggacaaggctacaacaatcatgagtgctcataagtt is part of the Lactuca sativa cultivar Salinas chromosome 7, Lsat_Salinas_v11, whole genome shotgun sequence genome and harbors:
- the LOC128127326 gene encoding cyclic nucleotide-gated ion channel 4-like; its protein translation is MATRHDFADAYSTDTSEEEQEEEDEEDVEEESKDCKELIPSTCPPRGRAFLDPRSEWVQEWNRAFLLVCATGLFIDPLFFYTLSISEPCMCVFVDWWFAITVTVLRCVTDALHVWNMWLQFKMSRWWRSPHHHRRLSHDDEIARNVAARIITKAKKSFVFDLFVILPIPQV